The Coriobacteriia bacterium nucleotide sequence CTTGCGGAGTACTATCACGGCGACGCCACACACGATGAAGAGCACGCCCCATGAATCCACACTCACCTTCATCACCTGACCCTGAAGACTGATAGAGACCAACCTGGAGTCCCTGCGCCGATCTCCGCGAACGGTTCTGGGTTCCGAGTGATGCTCAAACCAAGGGACCCACCCGCCAACCCTGATGCAAACGAGTCGAAGGCCGCATACCAACCAGGCCTGACTTCAGATGTTGACAAGGTCACAGACGCACCCAGCGTGCCTCTCGCAACCCCCGCGTACGTATGTACTCCCGTCCGAGAGTCGAGAATCCATCCCCTCATGTAAGGCGGATACGTGAGCTGAAGGTTCGCGTAGCAGTCCAGCTCAAGCCCTTGCACCTCTGTCGAACGCAATGTGGTCGTGTGGCACGACGAACAGGCAGGCACTGGTCCGCGATTTCCGTATCCCGCGTCGTTGCACGCCAGCCCGCTCGGATCCACCCTCCCCACCGGGTCCCCCGCGCAGTACGCGTAGAGGTCCGTGTCCCCGCCCGAGAAGTCGATGGGGTCCGGTGTGGTGAAGCGCCCCAGCGCCGGGTCGTAGTCCCTCGCCCCGAAGTGTGAAAGACCGGTGTCCTCATCGATGATACCGCCCGCGAACCCTATCGCCACCCTCATCCCCGGTGCGGAGTCGTAGGTGACGTTGCCGAAGGAGTCCCAGTCGATGGTCTTGACCACCACCCCGCCACTGGTCGCCACCGCACGCAGAGACCCGGTCTGGTCGAAGGCGAGCGAGTAGGTGCCCGAGGGTGTGGTCATCTGATACGGCACGCGGGCGTCGGCGTAGGTGAAGCGTGAGGTAAGCGAACCCGAGCCGTCGTAGGTGGCGAGCAACCTCCCGTCGTCGGCGATCAGGTAGCGTTCGCTGACCACGCCGTCGACGGCCTTCGCCACGCGCCTGCCCGCACCGTCGTAGGTGTAGGTGAGCACCCTCCCGTCGGGAAGGCCCACCCGCGAGAGTTCGCCGGCAGCGGTGTGGGTGTAGGTGGTGAGGCCGTCCGCGCCGGTACGGGTGAGGACTCTCCCGTCCTCATCCCAGGTATAGGCGACAGCGCCGCAGGAGAGCACCCTCCCGTCGGCGTCGTAGGAAAGCGCCAGCGTCTCATCCACCCCGCGCACGGGTGCGCGGTACGCACTGCGGCGTCCCTCACCGTCGAAGGCGTAGGACTCGGCGATCCCCCCATCGCGGGTGACAAGGGTCAGGCGCCCCAGCGTGTCGTAGGTGTAGGCGAGTGCGTGCGCCGCCCCCGCGAGTGTCTCCACCCGCGAGACGATCCTCCCCGCCATGTCGCGGGAGAGCGCATACGAGGAGACGGCCGCACCGGCGACCGCGAGCGACTCGGAGTCCATCTCGCCGAAGGAGGAGAAGGAGCGGGAGAGTG carries:
- a CDS encoding RHS repeat-associated core domain-containing protein, whose product is LSRSFSSFGEMDSESLAVAGAAVSSYALSRDMAGRIVSRVETLAGAAHALAYTYDTLGRLTLVTRDGGIAESYAFDGEGRRSAYRAPVRGVDETLALSYDADGRVLSCGAVAYTWDEDGRVLTRTGADGLTTYTHTAAGELSRVGLPDGRVLTYTYDGAGRRVAKAVDGVVSERYLIADDGRLLATYDGSGSLTSRFTYADARVPYQMTTPSGTYSLAFDQTGSLRAVATSGGVVVKTIDWDSFGNVTYDSAPGMRVAIGFAGGIIDEDTGLSHFGARDYDPALGRFTTPDPIDFSGGDTDLYAYCAGDPVGRVDPSGLACNDAGYGNRGPVPACSSCHTTTLRSTEVQGLELDCYANLQLTYPPYMRGWILDSRTGVHTYAGVARGTLGASVTLSTSEVRPGWYAAFDSFASGLAGGSLGLSITRNPEPFAEIGAGTPGWSLSVFRVR